The following coding sequences are from one Nicotiana tomentosiformis chromosome 3, ASM39032v3, whole genome shotgun sequence window:
- the LOC104113614 gene encoding uncharacterized protein encodes MAATPNFLFISSSFPKNSPLCCHSHNQQQHFKSLLSPFLLFFFTFSFCSLTILVFFLYSKLTKKRINETHQQLKLVQKNLSLQESKEDEVTHQSDPTHLTHSILLEILPSSSPKWAKLFSNELGNDDSPNKIDKSGLDADKDDKERTKKKKRVKKKRPDSNSEEEVKTKKDSGVVKEKEELVFLYPFTKSSSATQRKIKQHYDELVKSHESNGLTLAQVGQFVNCLVEARSELQHKSEIIQRRFTITKALLFKADRSSFVRLRQQIYKLESEQKRLEEDAFVYNWLQQQLKLSPAYKKMLEIGADMEMKAKSNKLVETTDAELPDISFEELLAQEKKDAFWQRNGRTKAYAG; translated from the exons ATGGCGGCCACTCCTAATTTTCTGTTCATCTCTTCTTCTTTCCCAAAAAATTCTCCTCTCTGCTGTCACAGTCATAATCAACAACAGCATTTTAAATCTCTGTTATCTCCTTTTCTCTTGTTTTTCTTCACTTTCTCTTTTTGTTCACTTACTATTCTCGTTTTTTTTCTTTACTCTAAACTCACTAAGAAAAGAATTAATGAAACCCATCAACAGCTTAAATTAGTTCAAAAAAACTTATCTTTACAGGAATCTAAAGAAGATGAAGTTACCCATCAATCTGACCCGACCCATTTGACCCATTCAATTCTTCTTGAGATCTTACCTTCCAGTTCACCTAAATGGGCCAAACTGTTTTCCAATGAATTGGGTAATGATGATAGCCCGAATAAGATTGATAAATCTGGTCTTGATGCGGATAAGGATGATAAGGAGAGAACGAAGAAAAAGAAACGGGTCAAGAAGAAGAGACCCGATTCGAATAGTGAAGAGGAGGTGAAGACGAAGAAAGATTCTGGGGTTGTTAAGGAGAAAGAGGAGTTGGTATTTTTATACCCTTTTACGAAGTCGAGTAGTGCAACTCAGAGAAAAATTAAGCAGCATTACGATGAGCTTGTTAAGTCTCACGAGTCTAATGGACTGACTCTGGCTCAG GTTGGTCAATTTGTTAATTGTTTGGTTGAAGCAAGGAGTGAGCTACAACACAA GTCAGAGATCATTCAACGAAGATTCACAATAACAAAGGCCTTACTCTTTAAGGCTGACAGATCTTCCTTTGTTAGACTACGGCAGCAG ATATACAAGCTAGAATCAGAACAGAAGCGACTGGAAGAGGATGCTTTTGTATATAATTGGCTGCAACAACAGCTGAAGCTCTCGCCAGCATACAAAAAG ATGCTTGAAATTGGTGCAGACATGGAAATGAAAGCAAAATCCAATAAACTAGTCGAAACCACAGATGCTGAGTTGCCTGATATTTCTTTTGAAGAGTTATTAGCACAAGAAAAGAAAGACGCTTTCTG GCAGAGGAATGGGAGAACGAAAGCATACGCCGGCTGA